Within the Microtus ochrogaster isolate Prairie Vole_2 linkage group LG2, MicOch1.0, whole genome shotgun sequence genome, the region CTCACTACAAATACGCGAGCTATGCTATGTCACAGTTGGCTACAGATGGCACCCCTGCGATAGGGTGCCCTCCTGCACCCGTTCGGTTGGATATGAGGTTCTGGAAAGGCATGCCTCTGTGACATCTCCTCCTTCATAGGACCGGCTCACACCATGGGCACAATCGCCTTGTGAGAACCATGTGGTCCTGTTACCAGACCATAGACTGGAAGAACCACCAGAGTGGTTCAAGCCACATTCCTTCAAACCTGAGTCAGAAAATGGTTCCCATTTGTTTTAGCCTGCTCTTCACCCGTTGTGCCCAGAAACATCCAGCAGAGGGTACTGTGAGGCCACTGACAAGAGACACAGGCTTGCGCCAGAGGGTGGCAGCCAAGAGCAGGCACACGAGGGACACGTGGCCTTCTCAGCCACCCTTCTGTTTCTGAGGCGGGTTCTCATGTGGTCTTGGCCGGCATTAACCTCACTATGTTGCCAAGGATGGCTGAAACTCCTGGTCCTCCCGCCAACACCtgccaaatgctgagattacaggtgtgggccagcACATCTGGGCTACTGGTTGCCTGGATCCGATCCAGGGCTCTGGGAAtgttaggcaagctctctaccaactgagagACATTACAAACTCTGTTTTTTGAGGTGGTCTCTCTGTAcaccccaggctgacctgaaattcactGCACAATTTAGTCTGTCCTTGaatttgcagcaatcctcctgtctcagcctcccaagcgctgagattacaggtgtgagctccCATGCCGAGCTGTGAATCTCCTTTGGTCTGTATAGCTTTTGCCTCCTTTGGGTCCTCCCCTTCTTTAGGGACAAGGTTTCACTTTGAGGCCCTGGCTAgccctgtaactcactatgtaggctagTTTAGTCTCGTTATGTAGATCCGTCTAGattcaagctcacagagatctgcctgcctcgacTTCCGTAAAACTGAGATCAAAATCATGTACCATCACACCCGGCCCTGCTGTCGGCCTCTGACACTCTCTAGGCTGAGTTTGTCTTTCCAATATCTTTCTCTTATGCATAGTTCTGTCTACCTCCTCCCTCAGTCTTGCTCACCAAAGGCCCCTCTCAGACATGCCTGCTCACACTCTGGCCTCTGAGACTCTCTGACCATCTCAGGACGGAGGCTAGAAGTCTCAGGTGGAGCCACACACGTAAAAGACTCCAGCCAACTCAGGTGAAGACACTATGAACCCTCAGAAGGTGTTCGTACCCCTGGAACTCTccatggggtggggatgggggcgaGATCCTGGGCTCCAGACTCAGTACCTCTGAGCTTTCCCCTCTGGTTTGGGTACTATAGGGAGGGTTTACTACCCGACTTTGGGGTCCTCAGGGTCAGGATTCCAGGGTTGGCCCACTCTACCTAGCTTGTGCAGCGCAGGGGATGGAATCCACCAGACAAGTGCTTAATCGATtgagtcacatccccagccctatCTATAACTGTCCTTAGACGATAAGAAGACACCTCATCCAGGAAACACTCTGCAGCAGAGGGCTGTGGAGAGggtctgatggaggaggaggcGGAGCTGGCCCTGCTCATCTGAGCTCCACTTTAGATGAGAACACATCCAGCCAGTGGCCAGGGCTGCCTTACCCTCCAATCCTGCTCAAACATCAGCACATGGGCAGGAGCATCAGGGTCCCTTGTGGTCACCTGGAAATGCAGGACTCCAGGCATGGGGTAAGACCCAAAAGAATGCTTGCCGGCCATCCCAGGCAGGGGGGCCGTCCCAGGCAGGGGGGCcatccccagcagcacacagTACAGAAGAGCCTACACACATCAGGCCGCCAGGCCCATCAGGCCCACCCGGACCTGCCACTCAGAACATTGGTCACACATTGCCATGTGGACAGCAATGGTGCCCATAGCAAGGAAAGCTAGGGAGTTGCCAGGGTTGTGCACTGCCGTGGGATAAGCTGTGCTGCTTCCTAAGGGCCGGACAGCAGAGCTCTGCTCACATTTCCCCCCAAGGAcctgctctgccctcccccccACTGTCCCCCACCCTGGGTCCTCTTTGGAGGATGGCTCACCTTCATGCCAGCCACGTCGATGCGGGTTCGCACCTGGAACTGGGCGCCCACTTGAAGGACGCGGGGTACACAATACAGCAGCATGTTGTTGAACTGGGGAGACACAGGCGGTATGGGTAGCCGCTCAGGGTCTCTCGGGTGATCTGACCAtaacctttccccttcccctggCCACACTCTAGGCTGGCGCACCGGTCTGCACAGGTGATCTAGGAAGGAGCGAGAATGTAGCTGTCTCGCCCCCAATTGCACCAACGGACTCTGAAGGGTCCCTCCACTCTGAGCACTAGGGAACCAGAGCAGCAGGGGTTATTGATCTCAAGGTAGCCATACAGCTGGATGTCCAGAGACCCTGGTTTTTCCAGGGTCATTCCGGCAGATCTTCCTGGTGACTGCCCTAATTCCCTCAGGCTGTGTTATCTTTAGAAGTAAGCCAGGACTCAGATTCTGGTTTTCTGCTTCCCAGCGCACACCTGACAGAACCTGGCAGCCCCTACCAAAAACAGGTAACGCTCCATCGGGTCGCTGCGTCGGAAGGAGATCTTCAGGACGGGGCCCTCTCGGAGCAGGGTGTTGGAGGGGTCCACCATGTCATCCTCCAGGCCCAGGCGCTGATATACCTCCCACAGGCCCTGCAGCCGCTCCTGGAGATGGGGCACACCTTCAGCCTACTGGGCAGGGTCCCAGCTTCTTGATAATGTGCctggtggggatgggaggagggagccGGAGGCAAGGAGGCAGCGTGGGACAGGTACCCTGGGCGAGATCGATGCATCTGGGAATGCCCCACACCCACGCCAGGACGGGCTGCTCACCATCTCTGCAATGGCTGCATTGGAGTGCTGCGCAGCTGAGAAGATCATGTCCAGCGCTCCTAGCAAGGGAGCAAGGATGCAGTTACTCCTGGAGACCTGCAGGCTGGGGCGCCGCAATATGGCCTGGGGGACCTGCCATAACCACCACCAGGCACAGCACAGCCCTGCCCATGCAGGCCAGCATAGTGAGGGTCTGGAAGGCAGGAACCACCTAGGAGAGGGGCACCGAGACCCCCGGGAAGCTGTGTGGTTAGATGTATGACTTCAGCAATCATCTCCACTCCCTGAGCAAAGCCAGACCTAGAAGGTACACCTTACAGATGTAGATTCAAATCCCAGCCCTGCTCCGTTCTGGCCTGTGTGACCCTGGCAAGTTATTTAACCTCTCGGGGCCTTACTGGACTGTCTGTCAACTGTGGCTGTGGTGTCAATAACATGTATGACGTGCCAGTGATTGATGCAATGACAGAGGTCATGAGAATCATTGTAGTAGGTCCTCGGTATACACATGGCAGCCTGCCTTCCACCCCAGCTCCCTGGGACCCATGGTGTCCTCACTCTGGGCATCTGCACGGTCTGGCGCCTCGGCTGGCAGCTTCTGCACATACTCCTTGAGCAGCAGTTCGTACCGCGGTATCCTCTGCACTGGCTCGAGCATGTGGTGTTGCAGGGTCAGGCTGCCCGAGGCCTCGCTGAGCTTGGGGAGAGGGGGCAAAATGTGAGGGGTCGGAGAGCAGGGTCCCAGGTCTGAGTGGGGTGCCCGGCCTGGGGAAATGAGGCAGGCCCACCAGGTGGCCGTGCAAGCTCCACCCCTGCGCCCCTCACCTGGATGCGAGTAACCACCTCCTGGAAGGGCTGAGACTTCTCCATCCAGGTGGCCAGCAGCTCCGCTGCGCGCTCAAAGTTCTTCACATACTCGCTGTACATCTTCAGGAACGGGGCCAGTTTCTGGATCACATCTCCGATGCGGGGTGTGGCTGTCCtgagtggggaagggaaggctCTCAGTCTGGCCCCAGCCTTTCCAGTATGCTTGGGGCAGGTGCAGGGGAGAGTGACACCCTGAGGGTCCCATTCCTCCTTAGACTCTGAGCTCCTGGGCTCATGACATCCATGGCCTCTTAAGTCCCGGGACCTAGAATtgcccccttcctcctcagctgtgCAAGGAGTAGAGGCCTTTAGGAGACAGTCATGGCCAGCGTTACACTCACTGCTTCACAGGCTCCCTAGCCTGGGTCTGTGGCCCCTGATCAAGCTGGGGCACTGAGACCTGGGACCTCACCAGTCATCCACGCGCCGCTGCAGCTCTGGGAGGAAGAACTGAGCATGAAAGCAGTAGATGGAGGAGATGTTGGAGAAGATGAGCCGTACCACGTCCTCAGGGAAGGCCTTGCTGCGGCCCGCCTCTCTCAGCAGCTCCTGGAAGAACACCTGTGCAGGGGACCGGCACCAGATCATACCCTGTCTAAGAAGGAACCACCATCCACACCCCCCAGCCCAGGAGGACACCCAGCTCCAGCAGAGCCAGATTTGCATCCTAGCCACAGCCCTGGGAGAGATGGCCAGGGGAGAATGGATTCTAGCTACTTTACAGACAGGCAGGCAAGCCAGGAATTTCTAGGACGTGGCCAAGGGAACAAGGAAAAAACAGCTCCATCTGTGCCATCTGGGGGCCTTGGGCTTCCCTTGGCTGAAGCACCATAAGAAAGGAGGGGTGTCTGGTGAGGGCAACCTGGGGAAACCAGGCAGGGCTGCCATGTATAAGGCCGGTTAGGAACAAAGGCAGTGCCTGTGGTGCTAAGGGTCTCAGTTCCGATGCTGGCCCAACCCCACCCAAGGGTCAGTGGGTTGAGTCAAAGCCAAGCCCTGGGCTGCTGTCAGCATTCCTGATATGGAGGGTGCTGGGGAGTCTCCACTGGCCTGGTCAAGCAGGTGCAGGCGTGCAACGTAGGCCTGCTCTGTCTCCAGAAGCTCCTGCACAACCCTCTTCTCCTCAGGTTCCTAAGAGGGGAATGGGAAAGAAGGATTGTCACTTGGCTCGCCATTCCTCAGAGGACACTGTGGCTGTGCCCAGTGAGCACCCCCTCTGGTATCCCTGACCTCCCACAGTGCACCAGGTCTGGCCCTGGACTAGCCTTCTTAGGATACAGCCTAGAGGGGTGCCTAGTTCGTGGGCTGAGGCTTTAAGGTTAGGCAGCTTCCATCTGGGTTTTCATGGGAGCCAGGGACAAAGGAGCCACAGTGGAGGAGACCTGGCTGCCTGCTGGGGAGTTCTCCAAACATGGAGCAGAAGGTGCCTGGCTTCCCAGCTGAGCCAGTCTCTGGCTCTTCAGGGGTAGGGGGCTACAAGGTTACATTAGGTTATAAGGGAGGGCCACGAACCAATGTGGCTTGTGACCTTTTAGGAAGAGGGGGACTTGGGCTTATTGGAACACACTTGccattccagcactggggatgtagaggcaggagaaggtaactttaaggttagcctgggctacattctAAGGTCCtgtgtggaagaggagggagaggaggcaggaagagcaagagGGATGGAAGGCTGAGGGGCCCTCCTACCCATCCCCCACCAGAGCCAGCAGCCCTGAGATCCACTCCTTACCTGTGCCTCTGGCCCTGGCCCAGCCCCAGGCTGGCAGGATTTCCTCCAAGCCCCGCTTATTAGCTTATTTTTGAGGGAGTTCAGATATGTCCTGCTGACTGGTCGGAGCTCAGACTTCAAGGCTTCCTCAGCAGGAGGTGCCTCCCAAGGCCCTGGGGATAGGGGCAGCTGGTGTTCGGGGCTACGGGGCTGGCCATCAAGACTATGGGATCCAGGTGCTGTTCCCACCGTCCTGCTAAGAACAAATCACGCCTGAGGGTCCCCTCCAGGTGACTGGTGTGAGTCACTGGTATTCACGGCCCCCAAGTGCCTGGTACAGCATGGGAACTTGCCAAGACTTCTGCATCTCTCCTCAGCCCTCCTGCCCCCTCTCTTTTGAGCCAGGATCTCCTGcatcacaggctggccttggcccTCTTTATAGTGGAAGGTTTTGGGGGACCacggaccaccagaccctgaatttcctgtaaacaacttgttttcctctggtctgagcagcctgcagctgctctgagcacgagaccctgatggtaGGCTGGTGGGTCTGCAGTTGAAAAAccccgagagctggggcgtgggcAGAGCCCTATGTAAGCTgtccctgagcacaataaagtgggcattcttgtatcagggatgacccgtgtctctgtgtgtgtgtttttttgtttttttgttttttgttttttgttttttttttttgtttttcgagacagggtttctctgtggctttggagcctgtcctttggagcctgtcctttggAGCCTGgagttgtagaccaggctggtctcgaactcacagagatccgcctgcctctgcctcccgagtgctgggattaaaggcgtgcgccaccaccgcccggctctctgtggttttttggagcctgtcctggaactagctcttgtagaccaggctggtctcgaactcccagagatccgcctgcctctgcctcccgagtgctgggattaaaggcgtgcgccaccaccgcccggccttgtgTGCGTGTTTTTTTAAGTCTGCAGCTTAGTTCCCAGCTCGTGTACCATCCCATAGAGCAGGTGCTGCAGAAGGTGACTTTGGACTCCTGTTcctcttgccttgacttccctagaGCCGGGATAGGCATGGGACACCGTGCCTGGTGtgggggacagaacccagggttctgtgcatgctaggcaagcactctagcaactgagccatgtctccgGCACCACCAACACCCTTCTGGGAGGGAACTGCTCTGGTTCTCAAATGAGTCATTGTGGactgttttattctttggggAACTGTATACTTCCCTGTTTCAAATGCAACCACGTCTAGAGAAACTCTCCTTTGGCACACAGCTTTTCAGGGCACCTTCAGGGTCACCCTCACCTTTGGACTTCACGCTGGTTTTAATGTCTATCCTTCTCCTGATCAAGGGAAGGTGGGAGCCGTAGAGTAATACAGAAGGACCCAGATGCTAACTTGGGGCTTTTCAGGGGAACCCATGCCCTTCACACCACTACCAGGGGACAAAGGCGGCCTGGGGAGCAGGGCCCCTGCCCCATGGGTCTGACCCTCAGTTTTATTCCACTGCATATACCAGTTCTACAGACCAAAGAAGCCTGCCCTGGCAGTGCTCCCTGCTAGGCGTGTGCAGGGAAGCACACCAGGTAGGCATCCCCATGAAAAAGCCTAGGAAATAGAGGCCAGACAGGTTGGAAAAAACCCTCCAAAACCCAAAGAGAAAGAGTATCATTGCATCCATGCTGCAGCTGTGGAAACCGAGGCAGAAGGATGAGAACTCGGAAGGGGTTCAAATTGTGCAGGCTGGGGTCCAAACCTCCACAGGAATGTGCCTTTTCTCTTGAGAACTGAGGCGATTGTCTGGGTCACAGGGCCCAATGGAGGTAGTAGCAGAAATATCGGGGCCCATTCAGGCACTGAAAACGGAGTTCCTTGGCTTCATGGCCTGCAGTCAGGGAGGCATGGGTAAGGGGAGCTGAGCGGGTCGGGAGTGTGCTGAGTCTCAGATTTTCTCTTCAGCATTTGGTTTCAGCTTCTGTATTTTCCAAGCACTCAGGCCTGTGGCTGTTTCCTCCCCAGGCTTTAGTTTCAGATCAGCTCTGTGCCAAGGGCCCCACAGAGAAGCCTGCACGGCACCCCTCGCTCTGTAGGCTGACTCCCTCATCTCTGAACACGCTTCTTGTGACCTGCTCTCGTCTAGGGTGACTCCACCTGTGAGGTGCAGCCTGGCACAGCTCGGTACCCCAGGGGCTGGCACGCCCACGAGCCTACCCACCCTCCAACACTCTGAGTGTGGTGGTCCCACGGCTGGGGTGGTGGGGAGCTGTCCCGGGTGCTGAATAGGATGAGCTTGGCCAAGCCCCTGGAGAGGCAGGGTCAGCTGCCAAAGCTTCAGAAGGGAAAGTACTGCTGGCATGACATGGGactctggcctgcacacagcaTGGAGGCCTGCCCAGTCCAAGCTTGTGGTCTTGCATTGTGGGAGGAGGGAACTTTTTATCATAAGCAGAAGTCTGTCCCTGCCCCTAGGCACTGCACTGTGTTCTCATGGCTCCCTAGGGCTGGGAGCACTGGTGGCTGAGGGTTATTGTCAGAGTCCCCCCCTCTGGTAGCTGCCTTCTAGGGGGGAAACCTGCCTCAACCCAGCATCTAGCAACTGGAGGCCTGGGTGCCTCAGCTAGAACCCCTGTGGTGCATCCAGGCTCTGGAACTCCCTAGCACAAACAGGGTtcagcctctccctcccatctttcaGGCTCCGCTTCTCAAAGAGGCCAACCTATATCTGGGTGTGCTTCCAGAGAGTGGTGCGTACGACACTCCCAGGTCCCAGGTCTGCAGAGCAGTCCTACATGTCACCCTCACACCCCTCCCAGACCACCTAGGACACACTCCCTCACCTGGCTTTGTCCTTCCCCTTCAGATGCAAGCCTCAGCACAGGTCCCAAAGCTCAGAAACGTAAAGAACCTGgtcccacccccccacccctgcctcctcttctttaaAGGTGGGAACAGAACCCTGGGGCCATTAGGGTGAGCCCGTATGAAAGGGCCTGTGAGATGGTGGCAGTGTGAGCCTGGCTCTGCTTGGCCCTGTCCAGTCCCATGTCATCTGTGCCCTGTCCTTTGGCTCCCATCTCAATGACAGCCACTTAACTGTGTCCTGGTTTGAGTGggaagtgtgtgcgtgtgtgtgcgtgcgtgcgtgcgtgcgtgcgtgcgtgtgtgtgtgtgtgtgtgtgtgtgttggggatccCCCAATGCATGCTATTTGTTCATCCTGTCCAGCTCAGGGCCCCAAGAGCAGTCTCTGGTACTGCCAGTCACCTGTCCTGAAGGCACCTGGGAGAGAACCCAGGGCAGGACCCGAAGAACCAGGCAAATAGAAGGGCTTGACCCCTCCCCAAACACCGGTACCTGCTGTTCTCAAACACAGCCACCAGGTTGCACACTGAAGCCTGCTTCTCCTCGTTGCCGCCGGCATGCTCCATCCTGCAAGGCTGCAGGGTGGTCCTCAGTTACCCCAGAAGCTGGGAGGGAGGCAACTGGCCAGCGCACTCCACACTCCCTGTCCTGGGGGCGAGGCAGGGCTAGGACAGCCTGAAATCTGTGCCCATCTCTTCAGACTGCCCTGCAGGGTAGGTCCTATTTTCAGAgtgagaaaagaggaagtggTCCCAGATGCAGCTCTCCCTGCTGTGGGAGGAGCCTGCAGAGTTTTGCCCACTTTCCTGAACTCTGACCTTTACCCCCTGGAGATGTCTaccctgcccctgccctgctAGAGAAAGCACAAGCAGAAGCAACAGAGGGGTCACAGGAAGTTTCTGGAGCTGGACAGAGCAGCTTGGCCTGACCAATAATCTTCTGCATGGGGTTCAgggattgttttttttaaagatttttatttttatttattatgtatacagtgttctgtctgcatatatgcctactcgccagagagggcaccagatctcattacagatggttgtgagccaccatgcggttgctgggaattgaactcaggacctcaggaagagcagtcagtgctcttaacctctgagccatctctgcagccctcagggatttttttttaacttggtacCATTCTCGGCATCTTCTTGCATCTAACCCCGTTCATTGCTGTAAGGTGCAGAgcacaatgcctgtctgtgctctatgcactaccatacagttctcgagcttcaggcaaggggctggaggttaaaacacacaaagacacacagacagagagacagagagacatggacctctagtcgctggtaagaagccccttattcaatagcaccatggaggcttatatacccaaccatcaggtgggccaacaggtgaaaaccttatcctctgatcctcaaggccaaggcaacatgcgctcgtgaagcagagctggtaaacaattttgacacagctttcagaaactcaaatcagaagaaaagtaaagatctctagcagggaagagcagctggaggccaggactccaaatggtcccaacaggaAGGAAACAGCTAAATGCTGAAAATGGATCACAGGGCTCagttgtagctcagttggtagagtgcttgcctggcgtgCAGGGAGCCCTGGGATCCGGCCTCAGCATAGCAGACCCGGTGTGGTGATGCAGGCCTATGTGGTACCCACTTAGGCGGTAGACACAGGAAGAGagattcaaggttatccttgactGCCTAAGGAGTTaaggccggcctgggctacatgagaccctgtctcaaaaacaggggAGGAGGGTTGGCATGGGCTTTAAGATGGCATAGTGGGGAAGGGTACTTGCTGACAAGCCGGGCAGCTTGAGTCTGATCCCAGAGTCCTCCATGGTGGAAGACAATAGCAggctctttctttcattttatttatttttacttttacacatatgagtgttttgcctgtatgagtgtatgtgagcCACATGAGTGCTAGGTGCCCATAGAGATCGGAAAAAgttgttggattccctggaaatagagttacagatggctttgagccaccctgtgggtactgggaactgaacctgggtcctctggaagaggaacaagtgctcttaaacactgagcctcctctccagccagaGAAAGAATTCTTCCAGGTTGCCTCTGAGATCCAAGCCCCCTACTGTGTCTCTTGTACCTCtcccttaaaaaaataacacacacactgggcagtggtggcgcacaccattaatcccagcactcaggaggcagaggcaggtgggtctctaagttcgaggccagcctggtctacagagctagttccaggacagttgcagctacgcagagaaactcggtctcaaaaacaaaggaaaacacagactGAGAGGGGCTGCAGGGAGGGGCCCTGTGCTCCACAAAAGCCTCTCTGGGTGCATTTATCCTAAGGCAGTTAATGTCACCCTGGTGCCTCAGGGAGCAGCTTGTCAGTTAACTGTTTCCTCGAGCCTTAGGTAGTTCTGTTACCAGCTCCAGTTCCATAGAAAACAGGCCCAGGGAGGTCGCGACACCTGCCTGAAGTCACCCAGTAAGGACAGGTGAGAACTGCCATTTCCAAAGCCCAGGTGGGTGTCCTACAACTTCAGCAAAGGTCTGGGGAACCTGGAGAACGACCTTCATGCCGCCCCATCCTCGGTCCCCTGATCACAGCACCCTAGGGAAACCTGCCTGCCGACTCCTGGGCCCCTTGGTCACTCAGTGCTTCCGGAACACATGACCAGTGCCTCTGTTCTGCTCACTCAAGCTGGAAGGCCATTCACTCCTCATTCTCCCATGGCTTCTGAGCCAGGACCCTCCACTGAAGCCAGCCTTTGTCCTAGGATCCAGCGTGAATCATCGTGGAGCCCAAAACGCCTGGCACAGTGTATGCTGTTGTAGCTGTGGCCTGGGGCCTCCTGCCCTGCAGTTATGCGCCCTAAAGCCTTCCTCAGCTGCGTTTTCCACTGGAGGCCTGCCCGGTCCTGAAACCTAAATCTCACTGAGCCCACACCCAGATCTTTTGCAAGcgctaatttttgtttgtttgtttgtttgtttgtttttgtttgattgattgtttatttttgaagtcagggattctctgtgtagcccctggctgtccaggaactcactctgtagaccaggctggccatgaactcagagatccacctgcccctgcctccagagtgctgggactaaagtgtgtgctaccactctcctgcaaggcaagtgctcctaaccactgggccatctccccaaccctcacAAGGCCAGTTTTATGCAGCACTGAGGACTCAGAGCTGGCCAAATACTCTGCCAACTGGGTGTCAGTCACCCTCAGCCCCGCTCCTactttctgtctcaaaaaacttagaAGAGACACAGAAATAGACAGAATGAACAATTCATCCCCACCAGCCCTCAGCCCACACCCAActaatgaagcatgattaataaacactcagagaaagaaattggggttcaacctaaagactagaaaagcaaagcagccagccactggctcttaccttgatctcagtccgaaaatggcgatcctgactccaggaatctcagaatgagactgtctgagagctgtctcctcccgttttataatcttctctaggactgagattaaaggttt harbors:
- the Fgd2 gene encoding FYVE, RhoGEF and PH domain-containing protein 2 isoform X2, which translates into the protein MEHAGGNEEKQASVCNLVAVFENSRTVGTAPGSHSLDGQPRSPEHQLPLSPGPWEAPPAEEALKSELRPVSRTYLNSLKNKLISGAWRKSCQPGAGPGPEAQEPEEKRVVQELLETEQAYVARLHLLDQVFFQELLREAGRSKAFPEDVVRLIFSNISSIYCFHAQFFLPELQRRVDDWTATPRIGDVIQKLAPFLKMYSEYVKNFERAAELLATWMEKSQPFQEVVTRIQLSEASGSLTLQHHMLEPVQRIPRYELLLKEYVQKLPAEAPDRADAQRALDMIFSAAQHSNAAIAEMERLQGLWEVYQRLGLEDDMVDPSNTLLREGPVLKISFRRSDPMERYLFLFNNMLLYCVPRVLQVGAQFQVRTRIDVAGMKVRELTDAEFPHSFLVSGKQRTLELQARSREEMISWIQACQTAIDHVEKRSETFKAAVQGPQGDTQELKPQAEELGLRAPQWVRDKMVTMCMRCQDPFNALMRRRHHCRACGYVVCAKCSDYRAELKYDGNRPNRVCLACYTFLTGNVLPDSKEDKRRGILEKDSLAGPDQSLVCSFLHLMGDKWGRSGPRGWCVIPRDDPLVLYVYAAPQDMKAHTSIPLLGYQVTAGPQGDPRVFQLQQSGQLYTFKAESEELQGRWVRAIKRAASGWTPEGPDEEDMSD
- the Fgd2 gene encoding FYVE, RhoGEF and PH domain-containing protein 2 isoform X1, encoding MEHAGGNEEKQASVCNLVAVFENSSRTVGTAPGSHSLDGQPRSPEHQLPLSPGPWEAPPAEEALKSELRPVSRTYLNSLKNKLISGAWRKSCQPGAGPGPEAQEPEEKRVVQELLETEQAYVARLHLLDQVFFQELLREAGRSKAFPEDVVRLIFSNISSIYCFHAQFFLPELQRRVDDWTATPRIGDVIQKLAPFLKMYSEYVKNFERAAELLATWMEKSQPFQEVVTRIQLSEASGSLTLQHHMLEPVQRIPRYELLLKEYVQKLPAEAPDRADAQRALDMIFSAAQHSNAAIAEMERLQGLWEVYQRLGLEDDMVDPSNTLLREGPVLKISFRRSDPMERYLFLFNNMLLYCVPRVLQVGAQFQVRTRIDVAGMKVRELTDAEFPHSFLVSGKQRTLELQARSREEMISWIQACQTAIDHVEKRSETFKAAVQGPQGDTQELKPQAEELGLRAPQWVRDKMVTMCMRCQDPFNALMRRRHHCRACGYVVCAKCSDYRAELKYDGNRPNRVCLACYTFLTGNVLPDSKEDKRRGILEKDSLAGPDQSLVCSFLHLMGDKWGRSGPRGWCVIPRDDPLVLYVYAAPQDMKAHTSIPLLGYQVTAGPQGDPRVFQLQQSGQLYTFKAESEELQGRWVRAIKRAASGWTPEGPDEEDMSD